tggctgtacccgggtatagccaaaaatttgcgcttTTAACTTGTTAgcctttttcttattttttttctttttttttgtgataaCATGTTAGATTATTTTAATGGGGGCCCTTGAGCTTTTACCGGGCCCTGACATACTTTGGCCACAACTATATATCACCACCGCCAACAGGTTGAGCTCTCTAAAGCATATTACATGCACCTGAATGTACGGTGTATCCTTTTATATTTTCTCCTTATATATGTAAGGAGATAATGTGGTGGAGACCACCAATGAACATAAATTACCCTTAGATACACGGTGCACCTGAGTGTATCTAATAATTTTCATAACCTCTCAGTCCAGAATGAAGTTGTTCAAGGTATGAAATTTTATTGATTGGACAATATCAATTAGAGTAGTACGTTTTCAACAAATCAACGCATTGAATTTTAAACCCCTAATCATGGAATATGTTCTTATGATTTGGTTCTATCTTGTGTTTTCGAGTGATTTGAATTCAATTACGAGTGTTCTTGTTCTCATAAGTTTGGAATCATCATCCAATGTTTTAGAGGGTGTTTTCAGACTTAGTTACATCAGCCATTCGTGGCCAGACCCCTGATAAGTTTTTttaaatctctattatataagtgaagatgtgaggttattttagtaaatccacTTTTGATATCCCCcttggattactaaaataccctccacacttatagaatagagaatatAATGACAACCTACCCAATATGAAAGCCCAAAGAAGCATTATAATCAATCtagccccttaaataaattcttaccattttaatcaatctgtttATTTACGTTCATCTCTATCTAACTTATCTGTTACTTATATTTGCATTCAtcgcatttatattatatttttttacatgttatttcaggttaaatgtaataacacaaTATATTTCTTATATTCgtacgcatcgcgtgcatataaaacTAGTTATTAATAATACAAACAAAAAAACTAGTTATTAATAATACAAGCAAAACACACATATAATTTTTTGGTCAATATCCGCCACTGTAGATATGCAATGGCTTAAACTTGAATGACCACTTTCCCAATATTGGAACTTGTAAAAAGTGAAGCCACGCTATCTAAGAAGCTTTCAATGCCGTTGTTTATTTTAAGTTTGGAAGTGAGTTTCCGATCCTTCAAATAGCCACCTATTTGTGTCCCAAAATCTTCAAATAGATGCAAATATGATAATACCATGAAGCCTTGCATGTGAACTTCCTTCCCCACCATATTCAATAGATTTCTCACCCCTTCCCTTTCTGTCCAAACCTGTTCAATTGCCAATTGTACACAACAAACTTTTTCAGAATCCGTTAAGATCTGACCCACGAAACATCACATTGTCAGTCTTCCATGTTAATAAAAGAATTATAGAAATAGTCCGTTTAACAAAGCTAAGGGGTTACTTTTCTTATTGTCATATCGTTTTAAGATGGAACCTCATTTGGATTTGATGACAGATGCGACCAAGACGAAAAACATACTACCTTGTTTTAAAATCATCTTTGCACTTTCCGTTTTTAATCCATTTCATAATGTTTTTAACATTGTGTTTTTACTACTTTTAATCCTGTAAATGTACCATATTACCCCACATAATTTACATCTTCCCACTCAttttgttcttattttattcattttgttCTTACATTCACCTACCTTTTTAaactttattttttactttattaTACTAACCATATTTTCACGCATTTCCTTttatttgtcttaatatttgtgcaaatgatAACTGCAAAGATCATTATAAAACGGATGTAATACTACGTTAAAGTTTGAAATGAAATACGGAGTAACGTATTTCGTATAACAATAGTAGAAAATACCTTATTGTATTGGGACATCATTCCACAAAGTGGAATACGTGCATACATATTAACATGATTGAGAACAGCCTCAAGGGTTTTGCCTCCTACGTTCTCGAAGTATATATCAATTCCATTGGGGAAGTATCTGTAATTAATTAAGAACAAATTAAGATCCTTAATTACTGCTAAACTTATTAAAACGGGGTGAAAAATGAAAACTAATCTGTAATTAATAATACTCAAAAATTACTTGCTTAAAGCAGCATCAAGATCTGGTTCTTTCTTGTAATTGATTACTTCATCAAACCCAAATTCCTCCTTCAATAGTTTCACCTATAAAAATGTTTTGTGTTATAAAATATTGTAACATTCCTAGAGGCTGCATACGAGGGGACTAGGCTGCATTAGATGGTTGTGGGGCGGGCCGGCCCGAGGTCCAACCCGACCAGACACTGGCAAAAAAAAGTACGGCCGAGCACAACACGAAGTCGTGGGCCTGGTTTGGGCctcaatttttggaaaaagtacGACACGATACAACAAAGCACGattaatttagtaaaattagacTTAGGTGCGACGGCCCATGATCTTGGCTCTGTTTCGAAATTGTTAGCCCCAGACAACACGATGCAGAGTGGGCTTGACATGGGTCGGGCCCGCTCTGGCCCATGACTCATGGGCTAGGCCCAAAGCCCGACCAACAACCATATAACAAAACCCGTAAATAAAAGGTACCTTATCATCAGATCCGGTGCTGCCAACTACGCGACAACCTTTAAGTTTAGCCAATTGGCCAGCAATCATGCCAACACCTCCAGCAGCAGCAGAAATGAACACATTCTCTCCTGCCTTTGGCTTTCCTATTACTTGTATTCCTATCCAAGCTGCAAATCCTGGTACGCCTGCATATACACGGACACGTATATTATGCCCATTCGATCTTTCTTTACGGAGCAATCAAATAGGGACGAAGGGAATACTATATACCTTTGTgacatattatatatatagcTCAGTTATAATACAACTCTACCACATACGATATTCTATCACCTAGGATAATTAACTACGTTATCCTCAACATTCTTATGTCTatataattactccctccgtctctttttgttttttacgtttttctttttgggtatttcaaaatggtttttacattttcttttatattatcacataaataacttagtattctatcaaaatttgtgtccaatcattattttaaccaatcaaatacattgggtcatttaatctccacacttttccattgggacattaaatttttctcatttcccaatatcagaattttgataaaagtgaaaacattataaataaacgtaatttatctcgtttaaataaaaaaaaattgagggatttcaatgcaaattaattattcgttaaaacgcgtgaaaaataccaaacgtaaaaaacaaaaagagacggagggagtactaactTACTACCTCTGTTTCTTAAAGTtatttacgctttggaaaatgtgtccaaaataGAAAAACTTTAATCGTAAACTACCTACGTCAAAATATTACATGTAAGATTTttttagattggtctcggtatgtaCTTTTAGAATATCGAATTTTTATAATtgttttcacatacgaaattggatgtattagtaattaaatattatattggagtccgtgcaaataataactgtaaaaaactttaaaaaatgaaaatagtaTGTGGAGTATAATTTTGTATATAAACTCATGATTTAACCAAACTATGATAAGACTGTAAAGTTATTATCGTGTCTTAATATTATTCCCTTTGGTTTAACATTCCCCACTTACCAAGAACATTGAGATACTCCAAAGGGGTGACTCCTATGGCAGGATCAATTTTGATAAACACAGCTTTGGAAGGTACAACACTATACTCAGCAACCGGCATTTCTGGGATAACTACCAAGTCATCCTCCTTATATTTTTCATCCTTTGATCTAATAATCTTCCCTATCCCATATGATACGATCACCTGCAATTCCGTTTATACAAACGATTTTGGATAATAAAATTGGAAACTTGTTAGTATAATAGGTTCCGATTTCGGTTTCTCAATTTTCAGGAATGGATATTGGGGACCCTGTAAACACCAATTCCAACATCGAGTACCCCAAATCTGAACCcgaaactaaataaaaatactATATAAGCCCAAAACGTATAACAAATAATTTTGGATAATAAAATGactaaattactttaaataatccatcctTTCGACGATTTTTCAttaataattcaacctttcgattattatctaataatctaacctttgaaccccattaacttttattacaCCCAAATGACTGTTTACCTGTTAACAAGGTCACCctcttattttattgaaaaaaaaaaaactaaaaaggtTTTAGAAATACAATATAAttgtatatttatttttaaaaatattaaactcCTCCCTATTTTCTCGTTTCTTTCCTTTGTCTTCCCCAAATGAATTTTGGCCACCTTCTTCACTAATCCATGCTAGCCAGTCAGCCATCACCTGCTGCTTTTCGAACAGTCATCGTCGCTTCAAATACTCGAAGCCCAGATTCACGCAAGCCAACAAATTACTACCAAATGTCCAGATTCGCATAAGCCCCAAGAAAATCAAATTGggggaagaaaaaaaattaaagttctTGTTCaaataatttgtggcaaattttGAACAATTATGTTCGCATTAGGCATGAATTTAAGTATTTGTTGTTTAATTTCGATCAAATTAATACTTtcccaactttttttttaacaatttgGAAATGAAATCCAAATTTACATCCAGGCACATTAAATTAAGGAATAAATAGGTTATATAATTTGGGTGAGTTGGAGGGGTTGGTCGGCAACGGTGGTGGTTCTTGAAGGTCGTCCTTGTTGGTGGTTGTTGCGGCAATGACGAAAGTGGATACTTGCTGCTTTGAGTTTCTGTTGTAAACTATTTCTGCTGATGTAGATGTGGGTGAGAAAAGAAGGGACAGAAAATGTAAGTGACTGAATAGtgcataaaattaattttattgtgGTTTATTTTGATGATCAAATGATGATGACGACAATGATGGTGGGAGTGAGTAAGACTGGTGGTGGAGGATAGAGAAAAAAGAGGGGATGTGGGGCGGTGGAGGAAGGAGGAGAAAAGATGACAATGGTGGTGGGATTAGAGTAAGGACAGAGATGAGGAAGGAAAGAAAAAgtaaaaagaaattattaatgtaaaaaagtaaaataaattatgacAAATAGTTACATTACACGTGTATAGGTGACCTGATGTGTTATGTAGGTGACTGGTTGGGTGCAATAAAAATGAATGGGGTGCAAAGGTTGGATGGTTGAattattaatggaaaatcgtcaaaaagttggattatttaaagtaatttttcctaatAAAATTGGAAACTTGTTATAACATGTCTAGAATTTCAGTTCTCAATTTTCAGGAACGGGTACCTGTTAGGGAACCGGCATGTAAACACCAAGTCCAACATCGAGTACCCGAAATCTGAAACCGTAACCAAATAACAATACTACATAAGCCCAAAACGTATAACAATCCAAGctcatttttttgaaaataacaatttaaccccaaacaataaaataataaaaactcAAACCATTATTTAGATGTGTTTAATAAATgggcattaatttatttaaatatttaaaatgacAAGGTAACATGTTGTTCTAGTTTTCATTTCCAGTAACCTATTGTAACAAGTTCTCATACCGGATCCGATTTCTAGAAACTTGTTACGACATGTTCCAATTTTAATTTCTGATATTTTTGAGATAGTATCCTATCGCGCTCACCCCTACTAAAATACAAATCCAAAAAATGCCTTTAGCTTAAGAAGTAACGcaaaataaaaagtcatacgatataCATATACATGTAACTAAAATTACCTGGTTAATGGGAAACTGAGTGACATTAAGACCACCCTCTTCAACACCGGTCATTCTGGACCGTAGATATGGGTCGATCGAGATCCAACGGCTCTGGATGGCGATATGATCATCGGGGATCGAATCAACGGCTACTCGGGATAAACTAAAAGTTCTACACTTGAGATGATCAGATGATGGTACACCATCTCTAGCGTAGGCTGCCATGTACCATTCTTTGCTTTCTACCATATCAACTCCCTCcatattatttctttttctctctgtTTCTCTCACATACAAACTCAAAATAAGCACactaacaaaatttataaaaggaGACAAAGTTGCTAAGAACATGTGAACAAGTTGGTGTGGGTAAGAAAAAAATGGATAAAGTAATAGAAAGTGAATGAAAAATTGTAAAGTAAATATTAATcccttcgtatttatttaagagatatatACTTGGCCGAACATggatattaagaagaagaattgaatgaaataaagtaataaaaacaagtggggttgggtatatattttaataagtaaaacaagtggagaccatgtcattttagggggtggggtggggtgtagttatgaaattatttgtttaatagggtggtgggacatatgatatattagatagaatatttaattagatggtggggttgataagttactaaaaatggaaagtgtatctcttaaataaatacgaccggaaaagaaaagtgtatcccttaaataaatacagtaCAACGCTATTCGTCGCCCGCTTTTACGCATGTCGCCCGCTTTTTTAATGGTGAAAACCCGATATTACCCTTATACACCCCACCCCACCTCCCCCACCCCAACTCATACATCACTTTCTCTTTCCATAATATCTCCACCTCCTTCCCACCGGCGCAACCCACTGTCGGCACCCACTACTTCCATCCATCAACGTCGGCGCACCACCATGAACGAGTTTGAAAAGGGTCCCAAGAAAAAGTTAAAGGTTATCTCGTCGGGTCAAGTAGAAGGGGTGCCGCCTCCACCATCGTCGACGGCCAAGTTACATGttagaattttttttgtaatttttttatacggaatagggCTAAAGTTCCTATTCTTACCTAGGTATGGAATAGGAATTTCAACCCTATTCCATGTAAAACATAGAATAGGGATCTTGACCTTATTCCGTGTTTTACATGGAATAGGGCTAAGAACCCTATTCCATTCCTAGGTAGAATTAGGAATATTGGCCTTATTCCAGCCTAGGAATGGAATAGGGATCTCAACTCTATTCCGTGTATATGTTGCAAGATCTTTTTTTGTCCGTTTATATGGAATAGGGCATCCACCCCTATTCCCGCCCTATGATAAAATAGGGACCTCATCCCTATTCCAGCCCTAGGCCGAAATAGGGATCTCAGCATTATTCCATGTTTTTGTCATTTTTGTTTGTCATTACAAAACACCAAATAGGGCTCCTACCCCATTTCCCGCCCTAAGACAAGATAGGGATCTcgccctattccgtgttttgtcTATTTTGTTGCCATTataaaacacggaatagggctCCCACCCCAATTCCCGCCCTAGGACAACTGGACAAGATAGGGATCTCAGCCCTATTCCGTAATTTTGTTGTTATTACGAGTTTTTCCTCAATTAATTCTTCGTCAaaaatttattacatttttaattattattttttattatgttttgtattATTAAATAGGTTCTTTTTTTAGggtcatttattaattataatgtCAATAAATAATTTTTCCAAATGAACACAAgtgattttttttccttaactgattattaacttaattataatcaacaaataaacaaacatatATAATAAAAATTCATTTATGTTCTCGGCCAAAATTCCACTTCAATCACGATGATGACGATAaaaggtggtggtggcggcgacGGTGGAGGTGCCGGTGGTTGAGCTCACGAAGTGGAGGGAGTGACAATGATATGAATTGAGGTAGTGGTTGACGAGCTAATGATGACGGTGGCTAAGGTGGGGCGGAAAAAAATAGTGATTGTGGGAATTTGGTAGTGGGTCTAGTGAGAGAAAGTGGGGTAAGTGGGGTAAGTGAGTCTGTGAGTGGGGAAGTGGGGTGAGTGAGAGTGGAGTGGGGTGAGAGGGACAAGAGGGACATTTCCTTAAATAAAGGTGGGCGTTTTGCGTAAAAATTGGCGTCGAATAGTAATGCcctaaatacagagggagtatgggTTAAGAATTAAGAAGGGTAAGATAGTACACTTTTATGTccaaaataagaataaaaaaaaagtgtaaataacatTACGAAACGGCTAAAACGGAAAacgtaaagatctttttgaaacggagataGTAATAACGGTTCATATTATtctaacaaataaaataaacataaacaAATTACCCCAAACGACCAAAAATCAGACAAATTACCCCAAACGACCATAAATCAAACATCATATGCATAAACATAAAATCAACTCCTTCCTTTGTTTTCTGTGAAGGGTGCAACTTGCGCAAGTCCGTACGATTAGATGTCGAAGTAGTTTTTATCCCGTACAATGcatcattattaattaattaattaattaattaattaatgtgaCTTTTGACCTATTTTGATAAACTGTTGCGATTTGGAGTGGGTTGATGAGAGTCATGAGACGATGTACGTTAAGAATGTGAccttacaacaacaaaaaagacGAGGGGTCAAAttcaaatatattttttttcactCGCAAGTCGCAACAGTTTAATTaactttttgtattatttataaactttatttctatttaataatatataaaatattgtCATATTGGATGTGGTAGATAATCAAACACATATACTTTTATCTTACTTTTTAGTTATTGATAATTGAAAatgttaatgattaaatttatGCATCCACGAACTTATTGTAGT
This Spinacia oleracea cultivar Varoflay chromosome 6, BTI_SOV_V1, whole genome shotgun sequence DNA region includes the following protein-coding sequences:
- the LOC110790749 gene encoding 2-alkenal reductase (NADP(+)-dependent)-like; this translates as MEGVDMVESKEWYMAAYARDGVPSSDHLKCRTFSLSRVAVDSIPDDHIAIQSRWISIDPYLRSRMTGVEEGGLNVTQFPINQVIVSYGIGKIIRSKDEKYKEDDLVVIPEMPVAEYSVVPSKAVFIKIDPAIGVTPLEYLNVLGVPGFAAWIGIQVIGKPKAGENVFISAAAGGVGMIAGQLAKLKGCRVVGSTGSDDKVKLLKEEFGFDEVINYKKEPDLDAALSKYFPNGIDIYFENVGGKTLEAVLNHVNMYARIPLCGMMSQYNKVWTEREGVRNLLNMVGKEVHMQGFMVLSYLHLFEDFGTQIGGYLKDRKLTSKLKINNGIESFLDSVASLFTSSNIGKVVIQV